One window from the genome of Chlamydiota bacterium encodes:
- a CDS encoding 2-C-methyl-D-erythritol 2,4-cyclodiphosphate synthase, protein MRIGIGFDAHRFARGRRLVLGGIEIPHDRGLEGHSDADALLHAVCDAILGALALGDIGKHFPDTDPRYRGIASAELLRRVCVLAARRGRRVGNVDATVVAERPRLAPHVDAMRERIAAVVGVAPDRVGVKATTTEKMGFCGRGEGIAAMAVVLLEKAARARKPKPR, encoded by the coding sequence ATGAGGATCGGCATCGGCTTCGACGCGCACAGATTCGCCCGGGGCAGGAGACTCGTCCTGGGCGGGATCGAGATCCCGCACGACCGGGGGCTCGAGGGCCACTCGGACGCGGACGCGCTTCTCCACGCCGTCTGCGACGCGATCCTCGGCGCCCTGGCCCTCGGCGACATCGGGAAGCATTTCCCCGACACCGATCCGCGCTACAGGGGGATCGCCAGCGCCGAGCTCCTCCGACGGGTCTGCGTGCTCGCGGCGCGGCGCGGCCGCCGCGTCGGCAACGTCGACGCGACGGTCGTGGCGGAGCGGCCGCGGCTCGCCCCGCACGTCGACGCGATGCGCGAGAGGATCGCCGCGGTCGTCGGCGTCGCGCCCGACCGGGTCGGCGTCAAGGCGACCACCACCGAAAAAATGGGGTTCTGCGGCAGGGGGGAGGGGATCGCCGCGATGGCGGTCGTCTTGCTCGAGAAGGCGGCGAGGGCGAGGAAACCGAAACCGCGCTGA
- a CDS encoding dTMP kinase gives MAMKGRFITIEGPDGCGKTTQTELLVKTLREQGREVIVTREPGGTRIGEEIRSLVLSARYEEMQPLTELLLMSASRSQHVLEKIKPALEEGKIIVCSRYTDATIAYQGYGRGFDIPLLEKVNRIATTGVWPDLTIILDIDVKEGLRRAFKTEKAEAKSGEGDRLEREDLGFHERVRAGYLALAEKYPQRLKVVDAAGTIAQVQAAVMREVEATFAR, from the coding sequence ATCGCCATGAAAGGACGCTTCATCACCATCGAGGGGCCGGACGGCTGCGGGAAGACGACGCAGACGGAGCTGCTCGTGAAAACGCTCCGGGAGCAGGGGCGCGAGGTCATCGTCACCCGCGAGCCCGGCGGGACCAGGATCGGCGAGGAGATACGGTCGCTCGTCTTGAGCGCCCGGTACGAGGAGATGCAGCCGCTCACCGAGCTCCTCCTGATGTCGGCGAGCCGATCGCAGCACGTCCTCGAGAAGATCAAGCCGGCGCTCGAGGAGGGGAAGATCATCGTCTGCTCCCGCTACACCGACGCGACCATCGCCTACCAGGGGTACGGGCGCGGCTTCGATATCCCGCTGCTCGAGAAGGTGAACCGCATCGCCACCACCGGCGTCTGGCCCGACCTCACGATCATCCTCGACATCGACGTCAAGGAGGGGCTCCGCCGGGCGTTCAAAACCGAGAAGGCCGAGGCGAAGAGCGGAGAGGGCGACCGCCTCGAGCGGGAGGACCTCGGCTTCCACGAGCGCGTGCGCGCCGGCTACCTCGCGCTCGCGGAGAAGTACCCGCAGCGCCTGAAGGTCGTCGACGCGGCGGGGACGATTGCGCAGGTGCAGGCGGCGGTGATGCGGGAGGTGGAGGCGACCTTCGCGAGGTGA
- a CDS encoding stage 0 sporulation family protein: protein MHRVVQVRLRESGRVRYYNCGEASYPVGEYVVVEADRGEDYGLVMSEPETTPDAEVEQPLRNVLRPLNPADRERIKGNRREGRAALTVCAAKIAERKLPMKLIDVEYSFDRSKIIFYFTAEGRVDFRELVRDLAAHFKARIELRQIGVRDEARMLGGIGCCGRQLCCATFLKDFEAVNIRMAKEQRLPLNPSKISGLCGRLLCCLRYEFETYRELQRGMPKEGTVVATSQGEGRVRDVNLLRQSVGVELENGRVVQMDVKEVSRPKGRKPKG, encoded by the coding sequence ATGCACAGGGTCGTCCAGGTGCGGCTCAGGGAGTCGGGCCGGGTGCGCTACTACAACTGCGGCGAGGCGTCCTACCCGGTCGGCGAGTACGTGGTCGTCGAGGCGGACCGCGGCGAGGACTACGGCCTCGTGATGAGCGAGCCGGAGACGACCCCCGACGCCGAGGTGGAGCAGCCGCTCCGGAATGTCCTGCGCCCCCTGAATCCCGCGGACCGGGAGCGGATCAAGGGGAACCGGCGGGAGGGGCGGGCGGCGCTGACCGTCTGCGCCGCCAAGATCGCCGAGCGGAAGCTCCCGATGAAGCTGATCGACGTGGAGTATTCGTTCGACCGGTCCAAGATCATCTTCTACTTCACCGCCGAGGGCCGGGTCGACTTCCGCGAGCTCGTGCGGGATCTCGCCGCGCACTTCAAGGCGCGCATCGAACTGCGGCAGATCGGCGTCCGCGACGAGGCGAGGATGCTCGGGGGGATCGGCTGCTGCGGCCGGCAGCTCTGCTGCGCCACCTTCCTGAAGGACTTCGAGGCGGTCAACATCAGGATGGCGAAGGAGCAGCGGCTGCCGTTGAACCCGAGCAAGATCTCCGGCCTCTGCGGCCGCCTTCTCTGCTGCCTCCGCTACGAGTTCGAGACGTACCGGGAGCTGCAGCGGGGGATGCCGAAGGAGGGGACCGTCGTCGCCACCTCGCAGGGGGAGGGGCGGGTCAGGGATGTGAACCTGCTGCGGCAGTCGGTGGGTGTCGAGCTCGAAAACGGCCGGGTGGTGCAGATGGACGTGAAGGAGGTGAGCCGGCCGAAGGGGAGGAAACCGAAAGGATGA
- the holB gene encoding DNA polymerase III subunit delta', which produces MGLGAVRGQKTAVDLLARSVGEGRIAHAWLFHGPEAVGKELAAKNFAKLLNCRAPKGGDACDFCEECLHVEKNDHPDVHWLRPKGKTRSIPIGDPANPAGGTVRDLQQKISLKPFRARWKIGIFVDAECMDPAAENALLKTLEEPPAHTVLILISAHPESLLPTTLSRCRAVRFSPMPGDELEALLRRAHRLDPGDAKALSRLAGGRYGAAVSAIREERLGEARELARMLSAGDTGYWSAVAGPLALFETSLRRAGEALEMDLAERGLLPPPGAEGGRPPANDEDRDKEAVAFIQGEMRRRHEEMLCRMLAWYRDLLVWNLTGDERLLAGVSQASAVARAAAGMDAAKAETCVARIEAALEALRMNAEFHTVMENLLVQLSAGTGE; this is translated from the coding sequence GTGGGGCTCGGAGCGGTGCGGGGGCAGAAGACGGCGGTCGACCTCCTGGCGCGGAGCGTCGGGGAGGGGAGGATCGCGCACGCGTGGCTCTTCCACGGCCCCGAGGCGGTCGGGAAGGAGCTCGCGGCGAAGAACTTCGCCAAGCTCCTCAACTGCCGCGCGCCGAAGGGGGGGGACGCCTGCGACTTCTGCGAGGAGTGCCTCCACGTCGAGAAGAACGACCACCCCGACGTGCACTGGCTGCGGCCGAAGGGGAAGACGCGCAGCATACCGATCGGCGACCCCGCGAACCCGGCGGGCGGAACGGTGCGCGACCTCCAGCAGAAGATCTCGCTCAAGCCGTTCCGCGCCAGGTGGAAGATCGGGATCTTCGTCGACGCGGAGTGCATGGACCCGGCCGCGGAGAACGCGCTGTTGAAGACGCTCGAGGAGCCGCCCGCGCACACGGTGCTCATCCTGATCAGCGCGCACCCCGAGTCCCTCCTGCCCACCACCCTCTCCCGCTGCCGGGCGGTGCGCTTCTCCCCGATGCCGGGGGACGAGCTCGAGGCGCTGCTGCGCCGCGCGCACCGCCTCGATCCCGGGGACGCGAAGGCCCTCAGCCGCCTGGCGGGGGGGCGGTACGGCGCGGCGGTGTCGGCGATCCGGGAGGAGCGCCTCGGCGAGGCGCGCGAGCTCGCCCGGATGCTCTCGGCGGGGGATACCGGCTACTGGAGCGCGGTCGCGGGCCCGCTCGCCCTCTTCGAGACCTCCCTGCGGCGGGCGGGGGAGGCGCTGGAGATGGATCTGGCCGAACGGGGGCTGTTGCCGCCGCCCGGGGCGGAGGGGGGGCGGCCCCCGGCAAACGACGAGGATCGGGACAAGGAGGCGGTCGCGTTCATCCAGGGGGAGATGCGGCGCAGGCACGAGGAGATGCTGTGCCGGATGCTCGCCTGGTACCGGGACCTGCTGGTCTGGAACCTCACCGGCGACGAGCGGCTCCTCGCGGGGGTCTCCCAGGCCTCCGCCGTCGCGCGGGCCGCCGCGGGCATGGACGCGGCGAAGGCGGAGACGTGCGTCGCCCGCATCGAGGCGGCGCTCGAGGCGCTGCGGATGAACGCGGAGTTCCACACGGTGATGGAGAATCTGCTGGTGCAGCTGTCGGCCGGGACCGGCGAATAG
- a CDS encoding cysteine--tRNA ligase: MLKVYNTASRRVEEFVPREPGKAGVYVCGPTVYDDCHIGHARALVAFDVIVRWLERRGYAVRYVRNITDIDDKIIARAAERHVSCAELAGRYIDSFHEDMGRLSLRLPDLEPRATAHIPEMVALVEALCAKGLAYEADGDVCYDVGRFAGYGRLSGRDVGELLAGARVEVDERKRNPLDFVLWKAAKPGEPAWPSPWGPGRPGWHIECSAMSAKHLGESFDIHGGGHDLIFPHHENEIAQSEGAHGRPPARYWLHNAHVTVRQTKMSKSLGNFVTLKEIFAAHDPRAVRFFLASRHYRSPIDFSEGALTEAAAALRRIGDAVARLAEALGAKPAPADECPAAFAAAMDADFNATAATGVIFGLVSALHGELDRRRDGWEQRARAAGAGILACCAALGLEPLPCEELRPGAAGEMDPGELGRCLAADALSAEEVARLLETRNVLRERKEFELADRIRVKVQTLGYEVRDGKGKGSTASRR, from the coding sequence GTGCTGAAGGTCTACAACACCGCGTCGCGCCGCGTCGAGGAGTTCGTCCCGCGCGAGCCGGGGAAGGCGGGCGTCTACGTCTGCGGCCCGACCGTCTACGACGACTGCCACATCGGGCACGCGCGGGCCCTGGTGGCGTTCGACGTCATCGTCCGGTGGCTCGAGCGCCGCGGCTACGCGGTCCGCTACGTCAGGAACATCACCGACATCGACGACAAGATCATCGCGCGGGCGGCGGAGCGGCACGTCTCCTGCGCCGAGCTCGCGGGGCGGTACATCGACTCGTTCCACGAGGATATGGGGCGCCTCTCCCTGCGCCTCCCGGACCTGGAGCCCAGGGCCACCGCGCATATCCCGGAGATGGTCGCCCTCGTCGAGGCGCTGTGCGCCAAGGGGCTCGCCTACGAGGCCGACGGGGACGTCTGCTACGACGTCGGGCGTTTCGCCGGGTACGGGCGGCTCTCGGGGCGCGACGTCGGGGAACTCCTCGCGGGGGCGCGGGTCGAGGTGGACGAGCGGAAGAGGAACCCGCTCGACTTCGTCCTCTGGAAGGCGGCCAAGCCCGGGGAGCCCGCCTGGCCGAGCCCGTGGGGGCCCGGGCGGCCGGGGTGGCACATCGAGTGCTCGGCGATGTCGGCGAAGCACCTCGGCGAGTCGTTCGACATCCACGGCGGGGGGCACGACCTCATCTTCCCGCACCACGAGAACGAGATCGCCCAGTCCGAGGGGGCGCACGGGCGCCCCCCGGCCCGCTACTGGCTGCACAACGCCCACGTCACGGTGAGGCAGACGAAGATGTCGAAGTCGCTCGGCAACTTCGTGACGCTGAAGGAGATCTTCGCGGCGCACGACCCCCGCGCGGTGCGCTTCTTCCTCGCCTCCCGGCACTACCGCTCGCCGATCGACTTCTCCGAGGGGGCGCTCACGGAGGCCGCGGCGGCGCTCAGGCGGATCGGCGACGCCGTCGCCCGGCTCGCGGAGGCGCTGGGCGCGAAGCCGGCCCCCGCGGACGAATGCCCCGCGGCGTTCGCGGCCGCGATGGACGCGGACTTCAACGCCACGGCGGCGACAGGGGTCATCTTCGGCCTCGTCAGCGCGCTGCACGGGGAACTCGACCGGCGCCGGGACGGGTGGGAACAACGCGCCCGCGCGGCGGGCGCGGGGATCCTGGCCTGCTGCGCGGCCCTCGGTCTCGAACCGCTCCCCTGCGAGGAGCTCCGCCCCGGCGCCGCCGGGGAAATGGACCCGGGCGAGCTGGGGAGATGCCTCGCCGCCGACGCGCTCTCGGCCGAGGAGGTCGCCCGCCTGCTCGAGACGCGGAACGTCCTGCGGGAGAGGAAAGAGTTCGAACTCGCCGATCGGATCCGCGTGAAGGTGCAGACGCTCGGCTACGAGGTGCGGGACGGGAAAGGGAAGGGGAGCACGGCCTCGCGCCGCTGA
- a CDS encoding 2-C-methyl-D-erythritol 4-phosphate cytidylyltransferase, with the protein MHTVAIIVAAGAGRRMGNRPKPLLELNGRPMLCYSLEAFQASRRVDGIVVAVPPGMLAGFRDRILSCGRYPKIAAWVEGGARRQDSVAAALAVVPAEARLVAVHDAARPCVRGELIGRLIEAAQQTGAAVPGIEVVDTIKEIDEAGMVARSLRRERLRAVQTPQVFSAGLLRGAYRLAAEGGVAGTDDASLVERAGHPVAVVEGEEDNFKVTVPQDLGRAETILKRRGAGGGESAPPRRRG; encoded by the coding sequence GTGCACACCGTGGCGATCATCGTGGCGGCCGGCGCGGGGAGGAGGATGGGGAACAGGCCCAAGCCCCTCCTCGAACTGAACGGCAGGCCGATGCTCTGCTATTCGCTGGAGGCGTTCCAGGCGTCGAGGCGCGTCGACGGCATCGTCGTCGCCGTGCCGCCCGGGATGCTCGCCGGGTTCAGAGACCGGATCCTGTCCTGCGGGAGGTACCCCAAGATCGCCGCGTGGGTCGAGGGGGGGGCCCGGAGGCAGGACTCGGTGGCCGCGGCCCTCGCGGTTGTCCCCGCGGAGGCCCGGCTCGTGGCGGTGCACGACGCCGCCCGGCCGTGCGTGCGGGGGGAACTGATCGGCCGTCTGATCGAGGCCGCGCAACAGACGGGGGCCGCCGTCCCCGGGATCGAGGTCGTGGACACGATCAAGGAGATCGACGAGGCGGGGATGGTGGCCCGGTCGCTTCGGCGCGAGCGGCTCAGGGCGGTGCAGACGCCGCAGGTCTTCTCCGCCGGCCTTCTCCGCGGGGCGTACCGCCTGGCCGCGGAGGGGGGCGTCGCGGGCACCGACGACGCGTCGCTTGTGGAGCGGGCGGGGCATCCGGTCGCGGTGGTCGAGGGGGAGGAGGACAATTTCAAGGTGACGGTGCCTCAGGATCTGGGCAGGGCTGAAACGATACTGAAACGGAGGGGCGCGGGGGGCGGGGAGTCCGCGCCCCCTCGCCGCCGGGGATGA
- a CDS encoding ATP-dependent Clp protease ATP-binding subunit, with protein MFDRFTDRARRVIILARKEADRFNHNYIGTEHLLLGLIRLGQGVAVNVLRGQGLDFETIRLEVEKAVGTGPEAKVIGDIPLTARAKKVIELAVEEARNLNHTYIGTEHLLLGLLQEGEGLAAKILRALNVDAEKTRQDVLRELQSAMGPPPGEEEGPSHEEERQRPPAARAKYPALKAFGRNLTELARLGKLDPIIGRAVEIERVIQVLCRRRKNNPVLLGEAGVGKTAIVEGLAQRIVAGDVPEILRERELITLDLALMVAGTKYRGQFEERIKALMDEIRKAGNVVLFIDELHTIVGAGAAEGAIDASNILKPALSRGELQCVGATTMNEYRKFIEKDAALDRRFQTIIVEPPTVAQTIDILNGLRRRYEEHHRVSYTEEAIRAAAELSDRYVTGRFLPDKAIDLIDESGAKARISVMTRPTEMKALEERIEAVRLQKEEAIRAQDFEKAAGLRDSEKKSRAELQASVETWRREQADRVVTVTEEDIASIVSKWTGIPLSRLEEAETEKLLRMEEELRKTVVGQDEAVGIVSRALRRSRAALKDPRRPIGSFIFLGPTGVGKTLLARAMAEFMFGDEDALVQIDMSEYAEKFSASRLTGSPPGYVGYEEGGQLTEQVRRRPYCIVLFDEIEKAHPDVMHILLQILEEGKLTDSLGRTVNFRNTVVIMTSNVGAELLKKQSTVGFGAGGAAGDYRAMKEKLLGEVKKSFKPEFLNRVDDTIVFQALSRDDLVRIVEIETGKVAERLERQGIAIALDDRARAFLVEKGYNPQFGARPLRRAIERGVEDRLAEEILRGRVKRGSVVEISSDGKELVYPGLAGE; from the coding sequence ATGTTCGATCGATTCACGGACAGGGCGCGGCGGGTGATCATCCTCGCGCGCAAGGAAGCCGATCGGTTCAACCACAACTACATCGGCACCGAGCACCTCCTGCTCGGCCTCATCCGCCTCGGGCAGGGCGTCGCGGTGAACGTGTTGCGGGGGCAGGGGCTCGATTTCGAAACCATCCGGCTGGAGGTCGAGAAGGCGGTCGGGACGGGGCCGGAGGCCAAGGTGATCGGGGACATCCCGCTCACCGCGCGCGCCAAGAAGGTCATCGAACTCGCCGTCGAGGAGGCGCGGAACCTCAACCACACGTACATCGGCACCGAGCACCTCCTGCTCGGCCTCCTGCAGGAGGGGGAGGGGCTGGCGGCGAAGATCCTCCGCGCCTTGAACGTGGACGCGGAGAAGACGCGGCAGGACGTCCTGCGGGAGCTCCAGTCCGCGATGGGCCCCCCGCCCGGCGAGGAGGAGGGCCCCTCCCACGAGGAGGAGCGCCAGCGCCCGCCCGCCGCGCGCGCGAAGTACCCCGCCCTGAAGGCGTTCGGCAGGAACCTCACCGAGCTCGCCCGCCTCGGGAAGCTCGACCCGATCATCGGGCGGGCGGTGGAGATCGAGCGCGTCATCCAGGTGCTCTGCCGCCGGCGCAAGAACAACCCGGTGCTGCTCGGCGAGGCGGGGGTGGGGAAGACGGCCATCGTCGAGGGGCTCGCCCAGCGGATCGTCGCCGGCGACGTGCCCGAGATCCTGCGGGAGAGGGAACTCATCACCCTGGACCTGGCGCTGATGGTCGCCGGGACCAAGTACCGCGGCCAGTTCGAGGAGCGCATCAAGGCGTTGATGGACGAGATCCGCAAGGCAGGGAACGTCGTCCTGTTCATCGACGAGCTCCACACGATCGTCGGGGCCGGCGCGGCCGAGGGGGCGATCGACGCCTCGAACATCCTCAAACCCGCCCTCTCGCGCGGGGAGCTCCAGTGCGTCGGGGCGACGACGATGAACGAGTACCGGAAGTTCATCGAGAAGGACGCCGCCCTCGACCGGCGCTTCCAGACGATCATCGTGGAGCCGCCCACCGTGGCCCAGACCATCGATATCCTGAACGGCCTGCGGCGGAGGTACGAGGAGCACCACCGCGTCAGCTACACCGAGGAGGCGATCCGGGCCGCGGCCGAACTCTCCGACCGCTACGTGACGGGGCGGTTCCTGCCCGACAAGGCGATCGACCTGATCGACGAGTCCGGCGCGAAGGCGCGCATCTCCGTGATGACGCGCCCCACGGAGATGAAGGCGCTCGAGGAGCGGATCGAGGCGGTGCGCCTCCAGAAGGAGGAGGCGATCCGCGCGCAGGACTTCGAGAAGGCGGCGGGTCTCCGGGACAGCGAGAAGAAGAGCCGCGCGGAGCTCCAGGCCTCCGTGGAGACGTGGCGCCGCGAGCAGGCCGACCGGGTCGTCACGGTCACGGAGGAGGATATCGCCTCGATCGTCTCGAAATGGACCGGGATACCGCTGTCGCGCCTCGAGGAGGCGGAGACCGAGAAGCTGCTCCGGATGGAGGAGGAGCTGCGGAAGACCGTCGTCGGGCAGGACGAGGCGGTGGGGATCGTCTCCCGCGCCCTGCGGCGCTCCCGCGCGGCGTTGAAGGACCCGCGCCGCCCGATCGGCTCGTTCATCTTCCTCGGCCCCACCGGGGTCGGCAAGACCCTGCTCGCGCGCGCGATGGCGGAGTTCATGTTCGGGGACGAGGACGCCCTCGTCCAGATCGACATGTCGGAGTACGCGGAGAAGTTCTCCGCCTCCCGCCTCACCGGCTCGCCCCCCGGCTACGTCGGCTACGAGGAGGGCGGGCAGCTCACCGAGCAGGTGCGGAGGAGGCCGTACTGCATCGTCCTCTTCGACGAGATCGAAAAGGCGCATCCCGACGTGATGCACATCCTGCTCCAGATACTCGAGGAGGGCAAGCTCACCGACAGCCTCGGGCGCACGGTCAACTTCAGGAACACCGTCGTCATCATGACCTCGAACGTGGGGGCCGAGCTTTTGAAGAAGCAGTCCACGGTCGGGTTCGGCGCGGGCGGGGCGGCGGGGGACTACCGCGCGATGAAGGAGAAGCTCCTGGGCGAGGTCAAGAAGTCGTTCAAGCCCGAGTTCCTGAACCGGGTGGACGATACGATCGTCTTCCAGGCGCTGAGTCGGGACGACCTCGTCAGGATCGTCGAGATCGAGACCGGCAAGGTCGCGGAGCGGCTGGAGCGCCAGGGGATCGCCATCGCGCTCGACGACCGGGCGCGGGCGTTCCTCGTGGAGAAGGGGTACAACCCGCAGTTCGGGGCGCGGCCGCTCCGCCGGGCGATCGAGCGGGGCGTCGAGGACCGGCTCGCGGAGGAGATCCTGCGCGGCAGGGTGAAGCGCGGCTCCGTCGTCGAGATCAGCTCCGACGGGAAGGAGCTGGTCTATCCGGGGCTGGCGGGGGAGTGA
- the radA gene encoding DNA repair protein RadA, translating into MKESRAKTVFVCSACGRDSARWFGRCPGCGAWNTLEEEAPRLKGSRRTAARREAARPLGEAGAPAARERMATGMPEFDGLLGGGIVPGSFVLIGGEPGIGKSTLMLQVAARLAAAGVRVLYVSAEESFEQTGMRARRVGASAAELFILCEADVTAIVEEARRLKAAVTVVDSIQIVHHPELPSSPGSANQVRECAGVLMEAAKGGGMSVFIVGHVTKSGDIAGPRMLEHMVDTVLYFEGDRYQRYRVLRTRKNRFGSTEEVGIFSMGPDGLREVGDPSRLFLEERRAGSAGSAVTPSMEGSRPILVEVQALVGARCYGVPQRRSVGVDYNRLCMLIAVLETRAGLNLRDRDVFVSVAGGLTVDEPAVDLAIALALASALTGKAVPADLVMIGEVGLGGEVRGCGHLARRLREAAKLGFKRALAPRSVAEAEEEPPDLAIVPCDTVREAIRRILATETGDAKRTA; encoded by the coding sequence GTGAAGGAGTCCAGGGCGAAAACGGTCTTCGTCTGCAGCGCCTGCGGGCGCGACTCGGCGCGTTGGTTCGGGAGATGCCCCGGCTGCGGCGCCTGGAACACGCTCGAGGAGGAGGCGCCGCGCCTGAAAGGGAGCCGCCGAACCGCTGCGCGGCGGGAGGCGGCCAGGCCGCTCGGCGAGGCGGGCGCGCCGGCCGCCCGCGAACGGATGGCGACCGGGATGCCCGAGTTCGACGGCCTCCTCGGCGGCGGGATCGTGCCCGGTTCGTTCGTCCTCATCGGGGGCGAGCCGGGGATCGGCAAGTCCACCCTGATGCTCCAGGTCGCCGCGCGCCTCGCCGCGGCGGGCGTCCGGGTCCTCTACGTGAGCGCCGAGGAGTCGTTCGAGCAGACGGGGATGCGCGCGCGGCGCGTCGGGGCCTCCGCCGCGGAGCTCTTCATCCTCTGCGAGGCGGACGTGACCGCGATCGTCGAGGAGGCGCGGCGGCTCAAGGCGGCGGTCACGGTGGTCGATTCCATCCAGATCGTCCACCACCCCGAGCTCCCGTCCTCGCCCGGCAGCGCGAACCAGGTGCGCGAGTGCGCGGGCGTTCTGATGGAGGCGGCCAAGGGCGGGGGGATGAGCGTCTTCATCGTCGGGCACGTGACCAAGAGCGGCGATATCGCGGGGCCGCGGATGCTCGAGCATATGGTGGACACGGTGCTGTACTTCGAGGGCGACCGGTACCAGCGCTACCGGGTGCTGCGGACGCGGAAGAACCGCTTCGGATCCACCGAGGAGGTCGGGATCTTCTCGATGGGGCCGGACGGCCTGCGGGAGGTCGGCGACCCGTCGAGACTCTTCCTCGAGGAGCGCCGGGCGGGGAGCGCGGGGAGCGCGGTGACCCCGTCGATGGAGGGGAGCCGGCCGATCCTCGTCGAGGTGCAGGCGCTCGTCGGCGCCCGCTGCTACGGGGTCCCGCAGCGCAGGAGCGTCGGGGTCGACTACAACCGTCTCTGCATGCTGATCGCGGTGCTCGAGACGCGGGCGGGGCTGAATCTCCGCGACCGCGACGTCTTCGTGAGCGTGGCGGGGGGGTTGACGGTCGACGAGCCCGCCGTCGACCTCGCGATCGCGCTCGCCCTCGCCTCGGCCCTCACGGGGAAGGCGGTGCCCGCCGACCTCGTGATGATAGGGGAGGTGGGGCTCGGCGGCGAGGTGCGCGGCTGCGGCCACCTCGCGCGGCGGCTCAGGGAGGCGGCGAAGCTCGGTTTCAAGCGGGCCCTCGCGCCGCGCTCGGTCGCCGAAGCGGAGGAGGAGCCGCCGGATCTGGCGATCGTCCCGTGCGACACGGTGCGGGAGGCGATCAGACGCATCCTGGCGACCGAGACGGGGGACGCGAAACGCACGGCCTGA
- a CDS encoding protein arginine kinase: protein MGIEILLDRNTEWLRGEGPDARIVVSSRVRLARNLRGFRFPGRADAETRIRVRELVARAAEGSRLLQGALTVRLDEIGELDRQFLVERHLSSREHARGDEGTALVIGDREILSLMVNEEDHLRIQTLRSGFRLDAALEEINRLDDEIEERLDYAFLPETGYLTSCPTNAGTGLRASVMLHLPGLVMVEQINQVLQAIAKLGLAVRGLYGEGTEASGNLFQISNQVTLGMAETDIVENLGKVIGQIVDYEKKAQESLFKRSLKALEDRVYRAYGLLTGARIITSKETIELLSALKLGLDSRLIPLDLGTINELFIVTQPAHLQKLAGRELKPEERDVFRAELIRQRLGSGRNPDAGPR from the coding sequence ATGGGCATCGAGATACTGCTGGACCGCAACACCGAGTGGCTCAGGGGAGAGGGACCGGACGCCAGGATCGTCGTCAGCAGCCGCGTCCGGCTGGCCAGGAACCTGCGCGGCTTCCGCTTCCCCGGCCGCGCGGATGCGGAGACCCGCATCCGCGTGCGGGAGCTCGTCGCGCGCGCCGCGGAGGGAAGCCGCCTGCTGCAAGGGGCCCTCACGGTGCGCCTCGACGAGATCGGGGAACTCGACCGCCAGTTCCTGGTCGAACGGCACCTGAGCAGCCGCGAGCATGCCCGCGGCGACGAAGGGACGGCGCTCGTGATCGGCGACCGCGAGATCTTGAGTTTGATGGTCAACGAGGAGGACCACCTCCGCATCCAGACCCTCCGCTCCGGCTTCCGGCTCGACGCGGCGCTGGAGGAGATCAACCGGCTCGACGACGAGATCGAGGAGCGGCTCGACTACGCGTTCCTCCCCGAAACCGGCTACCTCACCTCCTGCCCCACGAACGCCGGGACGGGGCTCAGGGCGTCGGTGATGCTGCACCTCCCGGGCCTCGTGATGGTCGAGCAGATCAACCAGGTGCTCCAGGCGATCGCCAAGCTCGGCCTCGCGGTCCGCGGGCTGTACGGCGAGGGGACGGAGGCGTCCGGCAACCTGTTCCAAATCTCGAACCAGGTCACGCTCGGGATGGCGGAGACGGACATCGTCGAGAACCTCGGGAAGGTGATCGGTCAGATCGTCGACTACGAGAAGAAGGCGCAGGAGTCGCTCTTCAAGCGGTCTTTGAAGGCGCTCGAGGACCGCGTCTACCGCGCCTACGGCCTCCTGACCGGGGCGCGCATCATCACCTCGAAGGAGACGATCGAACTCCTCTCCGCCCTCAAGCTCGGGCTCGACTCCCGCCTGATCCCCCTCGACCTCGGCACCATCAATGAGCTCTTCATCGTCACGCAGCCCGCCCATCTCCAGAAGCTCGCCGGCCGCGAGCTGAAGCCGGAGGAGCGCGACGTCTTCAGGGCTGAGCTGATACGGCAGCGGCTGGGCAGCGGCCGGAATCCGGACGCCGGCCCGCGCTGA